AAAGATTGAAACTTTATTATGCCTTTCAAGAGGACGGGCAAATTATTGGGTTTCAAACTATAAGAATAATGGTATTTATTTTTTACTTGATAAACCACGTTCTGGTCGTCCATCCTTTGTAAATAAAGAAGAAGTTGAAATTTTAAAAACTGAAATCATTCAATTAAATTCTGAATTTAATGAGGAAAAAGTTGTTCATGCCCAAATAATAAATAGTATTATAGAATCCAAAACGAAATTAAAAAAAAATTTAGTAAAAGTGGGTTATACAAGTTCCTTCAAAGAACATTAATAAGAAGAGTTGTTCCAAGAACAAAGCATATAAAAAATGACCCAGAAAAAATGGCCGAATGGATTAAAGATTTACCAAATAAAATTAATGAAATTAAAGTAAAAAATCCAGGAAAAAAAATAAACATAGATTTTCAAGATGAATCACGATTTGGACAAATGACAATAAAATCTGGTATTTGGAGTCCTTTCCCAATCAGACCAGAATTTAAAACTCAAATGGGTTATTTAAACTCATGGATTTATGCTACTGCTAACAAAGATACGGGCAAATATTTTGGAATGATATTACCAAATTTAAATGTTGAAAACATGCAAATTTTTATCAATGAGTACTCCAAGACCGTACCTAAGAATGAGCATATTATTATGATACTAGATGGAGCTAGTGCACATAAAAGCAAAAAATTAATTTTACCCCAAAATATATCATTTATTTTTTTACCTTCATTTTCTCCAGAGTTAAATCCAATTGAAAGGTTATGGAGTTATTTTAAAAGGAATCACTTATCATTTAAAATTTATAAAGATTATGAAGATCTCGTTCAAAAATGCTCTAGTGGTTGGAATCAATTAACACAAAAAATTGTCAAGTCAATTATGAATTCAAAACCTAAGGCAAGCTTATGTTAAAAACTTAGTGGACGGCGTATAATTCAGAAGAGCTGCATCAAAATTCAATTGAAATTATTCCATTTTTAGAAAATATCATTAAAGACACATTTTTACTAAATAGTAGAGCATTTGTAGAAATGGAATATCAATTTAATCACGACCGCAAAATCTTTATTAACCCACATAAAATGGAACGGGTGTTTGCCAATATTTTAGAAAATGCACTACAAGCCATGAAATACCAAGGTAAAATTTGGATTCATACAAAAGATGTTATAGAAAAAAACAAAGTTTTTGTTGAATTTTGTATTGGCAATAATAATTCTTATATAGAAAAAAATAATATACAAAACTTGTTTAAAACCTTTTATACACTTAAGCAAAATGGCACTGGGCTTGGTTTAGCGATTGCAGAAAAAGTCATTCAAGAACACGGTGGAACAATTTGGTGTATATCAGAAAAAAATGAAAAAAACCTCAAAGGAAAGGTTGAATTTAAGTTTACAATACCAGCAACTGATTTAGATTTTTGTATAGATATCAATCAATATTCTTTACCATTGCATAGTAGTGAGCTGCATCAAATAAAAAATGATTTCGACACACTAAATAATAGAAATTAACAATTTCAATTATTTATTATCAAAAAAATCCACTTAAAAAACTTTCAACATTTTTACCAAGTTCACTTACCAAATAACCACCTTCTTGTAAAATAATTGTTTTTTTCTTTAAATTAAAAAACTCTCTGCCTAATTTATTAAAGTCAGAACAATTTATATTAAAGTGACCTATTGGATCGCCCGACTCAATATCAAATCCCGCAGACAAAATTAAATAATCAGGTTCCATTATTGTAAAAGCCTTATTTAAACCATTTAATAATGATTTAAAATATTCATTAGGAGAAGAAAGGGGCATTAAAGGAACATTTAAATTATAATTAACCCCATCATCAATACCAATTTCTTCTTCAAATCCTGTAAAATAAGGATATTCAACCAAGGGATGCGCATGAATACTAAAATAAAATACTTCAGAAGAATCATAAAAAATACTTTGTGTTCCATTACCATGATGGTAATCAAAATCTATAATCATCACACTGCCAGATTTTGATAAATATTTTGCAATAATTGCTGCATTATTAAGATAGCAATAACCACCAAACATATTTTTAGAAGCATGATGCCCAGGAGGTCGACACAGCGCATAGGTTGCTTCGCCTGTATTTTTTGTATGCTTGGCAGCTGCATACGCGGCACTGGCCGAGGCCACTGCTGCATTCCAGGTATTATGCATTAAAGATGTTCCTGCATCAAAACAGTAATACCCAGCTCTTTTAGGAATAAATGGCTCACGTCTTTGAATACGACTGTCGCAAGGAAATACGTAAGGACAAATAATTTCATCATTTTTTAAATTTTGCGAAGATTCTAAAAAATTGAGATAATCGTCATCATGCACTGCAATCAACGACTCGTAAGGAATAATTTCTGGAACTACAATTTCGTATTTATTATCTAATTTAAATGCTTTTAAAATAGAATCAATTCTACTAACTTTATCGTTATACGGATGGGCTTTTCCTCCATATATTTCTTTTTTAATAATATGTTTTTTTTGAAGAGAACTATAATAAATTTTCATGCATGCAATAACTTTCTAATACAAAAGATAAAATCAAACATAAACAATTCTCTATAAAATATCTTTTTCTTATTTAAGATTATACTTTATGTAAGAAAGTATTAAAAAGGGTTTATAAATTTCTAATTTCAAATTAGTATATGCGCGAAAATTATTTTTTGTCAATAAACAGTCTACGGAGGTTTCATGCCTAAAAACCTTAAGATTCCTAAAATTATAGGACATCGAGGAGCAAAAGGATTTGCACCAGAAAATACCCTAACATCTTTTAAAAAAGCAAAAGAGCTTGGAGCTCGTTGGGTAGAGTTTGATGTAAAAGAAACTCAAGATAGCATTTTAATAGTGATGCACGATGATACGCTCGAAAGAACAACTAATGGTAAGGGAAAAGTAGCAAATACTAATTTTTTGGAAATAAAAAAACTTGATGCAGGATCATGGTTTCATGAGTCTTTTACTAACGAAAAAGTACCCTCTTTTGAAGAAACAATAAAACTTTTAAATGAACTAAAATTAGGAGCAAATATTGAAATAAAACCATGTCCAAAAAAAGAAGAAAAAACTGCTATTTTAGTAGCAAAAGTTTTACAAAATTTATGGCCCAAAGAACTACCTCCACCAATAGTTTCAAGCTTTAGCATGGAATCACTTGTAGCCGCAAAAAAAGTATTTCCTGAATTAATTATTGGAGCGCTATTTGAAACACTACCAATTGACTGGAAAAGTATTGCAAAATCTGTTCAAGCAAACACTATTCATATTGATCATGAAAATATAAGCGATGAAAAAATTTTAGAAATAATTAATGAAAATTATCCTGTATTGGCATATACTGTAAATGATACAAAAAGAGCTAATGAATTATTTAAAACTGGGGTTACTGCAATTTTTACAGATTTTCCATGGAAGGAATAACAGGTATGAGATATAGTTATAATTTTTTTTATCCAATATTTTTATTATTATTTTGTTTTAATAATGCTTATTCAAAAACAAAAATTCAATTTTGGCATGGACTTTCAGGAACTACCAGTGATTACTTAAACGATATTATTTTAGATTTTAATAAGTCACAAAATGATATTGAAGTTATTGCTGTTAAAAAAGGCACATATCAAGAAACAATGATTTCTGGAATTGCGGCTTACAGAGCAAAAAAACAACCCGATATCATTCAAATATATGAGGTTGGAACAGCGACAATGCTTTTCGCAAAAGGAGCAACCATTCCAATTTCACAACTTTTAAATGAAAACAATATTACAATAAATTATGATGATATTATTCCAGCAGTTAAAGGTTATTATAGCGAAAATAACGTGCTTTTTTCATTTCCTTTAAATAGCTCGTCTCCAATATTATATTATAATAATAAAATTTTTAAAAAGGCTGGATTAAATCCAAACTCTCCACCCAAAACATGGGAAGAATTATTTGTTTACGCAGAAAAAATTAAAAATTCTGGTGCTGCTCTATGTGGTTTTACCTCTGCTTGGCCAGCATGGATTCAGCTAGAAAACTTTAGTGCATGGCACAATATTCCTTATGCAACAGATCACAACGGAATGTCTTCAAAAAAACCGAAGCTCACTTTTAATTCTAAAATACAAGTGCAACATTGGGAAAATTTACAAAATGCAAATAAAAAAGGTTTTTTTACTTATTATGGTAGAACCTCCGAAGCTCAAATGGCATTTTCAACTCAAAAATGCGGAATGTATTTTGACTCAACCGGTTCATATGGTGATGTCAAAGCATCTAACGTCGAATTTTCTGTAGCACCTCTTCCATATTATAAAAATGTTTCTGGCGCACCACAAAACACAATAATTGGAGGAGCGAGTCTCTGGGTTTTTAATGGAATTCCAAAAGACCATCAAAAAGCAGCAGCAATTTTTATTGAATATTTATCGAGACCTCAGGTAATGGCAAGATGGCATCAAACAAGTGGTTATTTACCCGTTACCTTTAAATCTTACGAACAAACTAAGTTACAAGGATTTTATAAAAATAATTCTGGTTATGAAATTGCAATTTCTGAATTAAATAATAAGCCTCCAACAGAAAACTCAAAAGGTTTAAGAATTAATGGACTGCCAAATATTCGTAACATTGTAGAATCAAATTTTGAGTCGATGCTATCTGGTAAGATTACAGCAAAAATGGCTCTTGATAATGCTGTAGAAAAAGGTAATGAAATTATACAAAAAACAGGTGGATAAGTGCAAAAAAGAGTAATTTTTAATTCTAAATTATTACCATACTTACTTATAGCTCCACAAATACTTATTTCATCTGTTTTCTTTTTTTGGCCTGCAATATTGGCAATATGGCAATCATTTTTAAAAGAAGATGCTTTTGGCTTAAGTACAGAATTTATATGGTTTCAAAATTACCTAGATATATTTTTTGATAATAATTACTTATCTTCTATATTTGTAACAATAATTTTTAGCTTTTTTGTAACTCTAATTTGTTTAACAATTTCTCTTATATTATCTGGACTTGTTTATAAAGTTAATTTTGGAAAAATAGTCTATCAAACTCTTATTATATGCCCCTATGCTGTTGCCCCTGCAATTGCAGGAATATTATGGTTTTTTCTATTTAATCCATCCATAGGATATATATCAAATATTTTGCAAAAAATTAATATTTTATGGGATCCTAACTTAAATGAAAATCATGCATTAATTTTAATAATAGTTGCAGCAAGCTGGAAACAAATTAGTTATAATTTTTTATTTTATCTAGCTAGTCTTCAGTCAATACCAAAATCACTACTTGAAGCAGCCTCTATTGATGGCGCTAGTTCTTTTAGAAAATTTATTGATATAATTATACCAATTATTTCTCCAACAACATTTTTTTTATTTATAATGAATTTAATTTATACATTTTTTGATACATTTGGAATAATTTTTACAACCACGCAAGGAGGACCTGGATATTCTACAACAAATCTCGTTTACAAAGTTTATGTTGATGGAATTATAAATCTTAATTTAGGAAGTTCTGCAGCACAGTCTGTAATATTAATGATTTTTGTATCCATAATAACATTAATCCATTTTAAATTTGTAGAAAAAAAGGTTCACTATTAAAAATGTTTAATAATTTTAAAAAAACTTATTTTTTAACCAATTTTATATTGATATTTGGAACAATTATAATTGTATTTCCTATTTACTTTTGCTTTATTGCATCTACAGAAAGCATACAAAATATATTACACGGAAAAATAGGATTAATTCCTGGCACACAATTATTTAAAAACTATTTAGAAATATTAAATCCCGAAAAAAATATTTTACCAGGTATATCAATTTGGAAGCTTTTATTAAATAGTCTGATTACAACAGTATTAATAACAATTGGTAAAACTGTAATTTCTATTGTATCAGCATATTCTATAGTATATTTCAATTTTCCTTTTAAAAAAACTTTGTTTTTTTTAATTTTTATAACATTAATGCTCCCAATTGAAGTTCGTATAGTTCCAACATTTCAAATGGCTTCAAATTTAAATCTTTTAGATTCTTATCACGGCTTATCAATTCCTTTAATTGCCTCAGCAACTGCAACTTTTTTATTTAGACAATTTTTTATGACAATACCAGATGAACTTTGTGAAGCAGCAAAAATTGATGGGGCAGGTCCATTGCATTTTTTTTGGGATATCGTTTTTCCACTTTCTAGAACAACAATAGCAGCTCTTTTTGTAATTTTATTTATTTATGGATGGAATCAGTACCTTTGGCCGCTTCTTATTACTACAAAACAAAGTATGAACACTATCATTATTGCTCTCACTCAAATGATTTCTCCAGATGGTGCAACCCCGTGGGAAAAGGTAATGGGAGTTGCTGTAATTGCTATGCTCCCACCGATATTTGTTGTTGTATTTATGCAAAAATTATTTGTAAAAGGATTGATTGATTCTGAAAAATAAATTAATAGGAATAAAAAATGGCTACAGTAACATTAAAAAGTTTAGAAAAGTTATTTAACAATCAACGAATATTAAGCAATATTAATTTAAAAATTAGTGATGGTGAATTTATAGTTATTTTAGGGCCAAGTGGCTGTGGAAAATCAACTTTATTACGTTTAGTGGCAGGTCTTGAAGCGGTGTCAAAAGGCGAAATATTTATAGGAGAAAAAAATGTAACAAATATTGAGCCTAAAGATAGAAAAATTGCTATGGTCTTTCAAAATTATGCTTTATATCCCCACATGACGGTGTTTAATAACATCGCTTACGGACTAAAGTTACAGAAAGTATCAAAATCAGAAATTATAAAAAAAGTTAATTTTGCGTCAGAAATTCTTCAACTGAATGAGCTTCTACAACGAAAACCTAGTCAACTTAGTGGTGGCCAAAGACAGCGAGTTGCAATGGGTAGAGCAATAGTTAGAGATCCCAATGTTTTTTTATTTGACGAACCATTAAGTAACTTAGATGCAAAACTAAGGACACAAATGCGCTTTGAAATTAAAAAAATTCAAAAAAAATTTAATACTACTAGTATTTATGTAACACATGATCAAATTGAAGCAATGACACTTGCAGATAGAATTGTTTTACTAAACAAAGGAAATATTGAACAAATTGGTACTCCAATAGAATTGTATACTAAACCAGCTTCAACTTTTGTTGGAGGTTTTATTGGAAACCCTCCTATGAATTTTATTCCTGGAGAATATATTTCGAACTATATTAATTTTAATAATTTCAATAAAAACTGTATTGTTGGAATAAGACCAGAAAATATTAAAATTTTAACGGATATTGAAGACAAAAAATCAATACCATTTAAATTTGAAATGTTCGAAATTATAGGTCATGAAAGTCTTGTTTATGGAAAAATTGATAATTCTAACATTTCTATCATAATCAAAACAAATAAAATAAATAATGATTTTAGTTCAAAAAAACTTTATATTAGTTTTAAACACGATGATCTCCATTTTTTTCCAAAAGATACTTAGTTATTTATTTGAATCAATTGTATATAAAATTTAGCAGCGAATTATAACTACTAGAAGAAAACCTATTATTTCCTTCTAATTTAGCTTTATCTTTAAGAAGAATATATTGGTTTTTTTCTAAAAAGATTGCAGCTGAATATTCTAATTTTTGTTTTAAATTTTCTTCGTCTCCGGAATTAAAAATTAAATTACTAAATACGGAAAGAACTTCTGGTAGTGCTCCTACATTTGAACTTAATACAGGAATACCGCTTTGTAAAAATTCTACTCCAACTCTACAAATAACCTCACTCCCTAAGCTTGGAATAACCCCAAAACTTACAGTAGCAATTAAGTTTTCTATATTATTAATTTTTTCTTCAATTATAAATACTTGTTTTTTTTGAGAAGAATCCTCTAAAAAAAACTTATTAACATTAGATTTTTGAATATCAAACTTACTTAAATGTTTTAAAAAAATATTTTGTGGGTTAATATTTGCTTTGTACCCTAAAAAAATTAACTGACTTTCTATTGTATTATTAAATCTATCTTTAAAATTTGCCTTGCTAAATGCTTCTAATAAATAATCATGCCCCTTAACGGGATCAAATCTTCCAATAACTAAAAAAGAGAGTTTATTTTTATCTATTGGTGGAAATGAGCTGTCTAAATAAAACCTATTTTCATAATTTTTTTGAGGCATTGCATCTTTAGCGTAATAATGAACAATTGTTTTATTTTTATTCAATTCAAAACCAACTTGTTTTTTTATACAATCTGCAGCAAATATAATTTTATTAGTTAAATAATTATAAATTATTCTTGAAAAAAAATTTGATTTAAGTCTTTGCGCTTGACCTCTAACTCGAATTAATTTTTTATTTTTCCATAAGAAAGGAAATAATATTTTAGTTACAACACAAAGAGAATGTTCTCTACCTTCAAAGGTCCAAAAAAAAATTTGTTTATTTTTATACTTAAATAAGGTTTGAATTATAAAAATTAAACTCGTCATAAAAGAAATTATTGTTTGCCTATGAATTGGCAAATGTTTAAAAGGTAAATGATTTTCTAAGCATTTTTGCTGCATTGCTGTATGACCTACTTCTGAGCAATACAATACTCCATCGGGCTGATTAAGATACAATGCAAGTTGTAAACTATAATCAGAAACTGCAGAAAACCAAGGATTAGAATTTAAAAATAAATGTTTTAACTCAAAATTATCTTTCAAAAAGTCATACCTTACGAAAAATTATTATAGGATTTGTCAATAATTCTTGTTTTTCATCCGCTTCTACAATTTTATTCCATGTAGAAATGGGATCATCAAACCCCAAAACATACCCCCTATCTTCTAACTTACCTTCACAATAAATCATTTCAAGCTCTAATTTTTTTGCCATTTCATTTATTAAATTTAAAGGTATTCCTGGATCAGAGGGATGCATAAAAGCATCTGCGACGCTAACAGAACCAGCCCCTAAGTAATAAAATCGTTTTCTGCTCGAAGCAAAAAATCCTAAAAAATTAAAAAACTGCCAAAACCTTAGTAAAGCATAATGCGATAAGATCTTGAATCTAAAATGTTTTTTTTGAAAAAAGCCGCTCCAAATATTTTGATAACGAGTTTGAATCCGACGCTCAAGCTTTCTTCCATGAAAGCTATAAACCATAAGGCGTAAGACGCCTCCAGAATTTAGTTTTTGGGCCATTGCAGAAAATAATGGTAAGGGGTCGGGTTGATGATGAAGCACCCCAAAGCACTGAATAAAATCAAACTTACCTAGGGCCTTTTCATTTAAAATAACTTCTGCATTGCCCTGCAAAAATTCAATTTTACTAGTTTTTACTCGTTTGGTAATAAAATTTGCAATTTTCAAAAAAGAAATTTTCTTTTTTGCCTTTTCAATTGCCTTTCGACTCAGATCAATTGCAATAATTTCGTTTTTAGGGTGCAATTTTCTAAACAATACAGGCTCATCGGTTCCACAACCAACTAATAATATTCTTTTTTCATCAGAAAAAAGATTTTTCAGTTCAACAAAAATACAGAGCCATTCTTTTTTATTGGCATAACCTCCAAAAACAGAAAAATCATTGCTCAGCTTCCAGATTGTATAGGCTATATTTGTTTTGCCTAAAGCAATACCAAAACCAAATCCTCCATGAGCCGTAAACTGCGCCTCAATTTTAGGTAAAACTATCAGAGGACGGTTTGGATAAGGAAAAATCTCGTAAAATCTCCTCATTTTCTCTATTTTAAGAAGCTCCATGCAATTACCCTTCTTTACAAACCTAAAAGGTATTCTGTAAAATTAACCTATAATAACATGTAGATCATCCAAACTAAAGGAGTTTATTTTCTGCACTTGACACAGAGATCTTTGTAAAGTATTGATGTTGGTCTTACTATGGTGGCTGTAGTCAAGTGGTTAAGACAATGGATTGTGATTCCATCATGCGGGGGTTCAAGTCCCCTCAGTCACCCCATCATTTTAAAAGCCCTCTGAATTAATACCAGAGGGCTTTTTGTGTTAAAGTGGTACCGCTAACGAGAAATAACGATATTGCATTTTAAATCCTCATAGTTATTTTCATATGGATCATATACATCTAAGGTAACTTCACCCCAAATTAATCTAGGTATCGCCCAAGTAGAAACCCCTACGCGACTAAAACGTTCTCCAAAATCATTTTGGCATTTCTTTTTTAATGTTTCGCAAAAATTTAACGCATCATCATCATTATAAAAAATTGGATATATTTTTAAACCAATAATTGAATTAAAATTTTGATGTATTTTTATGTAAAAACGACCTTTTAACCAAATACCATTTGGGTATATTTCTATAATATCTTTGTAGTCTTCAAATAAATTATTTTTATCGCCCCCTTTTGCCCAATTCCACCCTATGCCTTCTTTCATAATATGTTGATTAGAAACTGTATCGTTTATACAAAATAAATAAGATCCCGATGCATAAAGTGAAAATTGAAAAAAAATTGCTAAAAAAGATGTTATTTTAAAAAATTTACAAATTCTTTGATTACTCATTTATTTATTCTCCATACAAAATAAATAAAATTATTAAATATAACATTTTTTTCTATTAAGACAAAATTTTTAATAAAATTTTTTATACAATATATATTAATTTTTTTAAAAATATTATAGAATAATATTTTATCAGTATATTAATTTATATCAATTAAATTTAAGGAGAAATATGAAAGAAGACTCTATTATAATAAAGTCAAAAAGATTATATTTAAGGCATTTAGTTATAGAAGATGCAGAGCATATTTTTAACTATGCTAAAAATATTAATGTTTCAAAATTTGTAACATGGGATAGCCATGTTACAATAAAAGATAGCATTAAATTTGTTAAAAGTATTTTAAAAATTTACAAAATTTTTCCTATAAGTAACTTAGGAATAGTTATAAACGAAAATTTTAATGAAACAGTTATTGGCACTATTGGTTTATTACAAAAACAACGTATGTCATTAAACACATACGAGCTTGGTTTCGCAATTAACGAAAATTACTGGGGAAAAGGCTATGCTTATGAAGCCGCAATTTCTTTATTAAAGCATTGTTTTGATAATTATATTATACAAAGAGTTGAAGCAACATGTATGATTGAAAATAAAAAAAGCTATAAACTCATGGAAAAAATTGGTATGAAACGAGAAGGAATTCTAAGAAACTATGTATTTAAAAATAATTATTACTATGATAGCTATATGTATTCAATATTAAAACATGAATGGGATAATTTTTTATAATAAAAAAAACAGCTAAAGTTAATAATATTTTTTACCGATAGTTATATTATTATGTTTATTTAAGGCTTTGGCAATGAAAGTATATTTTAAAAACATTTTATTAATAATAACTCTTACTACAATATTAACATGTAGTCCAAAAATCAGTGAAACTTTTGAAGTTAAAAACACTTTTTCAGAAGAAAAATTCTCATTTAGTTTTGATAAATTAAATGAACCTTTAACTTATGATGAGAAAATAAAATTAGTAGAAAATTTAAAAACCTTAAAGGATAAGATAATTAGTGATTATAAAAAAATAGATGAATTCAAAGATTTTTTCAGTATAACCCCTTCTATTACCTTAAATGAAACATATAGTTTTATGAGAAATAACAAAAAAATAAACAATAATTATGATAAAAATCGGAACATTAACATAATTTTAGTTCAAGATCAATATTCTGAAATTAATAAAATTATTTTGTTATCTCAAAACAATAATGAAAGATCAATTATTAACGAAAAAATAGCCGACTTACAATCGACAATAAAATCATATCACGAAAATTATATTGATTTATTTAATATAATTGAAAATAGCCTGAAAAATATTTCATGCGATACAAAAAACATAAATTGTACTAAAACAAAAATATTAGAAGGAATTCATAATGATGATGAAACAATTTCTGGTATTAATGAATTAAAAAACAATATTGAACGAACTCAAATTTTTGCAGAAAACATACTAAACTAAATTATTTGGGATCATATTTTTTGGATAATCAGTGATTCTTGAAAAAGGACCTTGATAAATTGCAAAAATTTGAAAAATTTCTGTTGAATTCATATTTTCTTTATTAATAATATCAGATTCACGAATAATTATAATTCTATGAGAATTTTTATCAGTAATAATTAATAAACCCTCAAACCAAAACAATCCCGAAGGTTCATTTAGTTTTTCTGATAAAATAATTGTTCCCATATAATCTTTACCAATTGAATAACTTCTTAGCGCATTATTATACGAATCTAAAATATAAAGATTTTGTGATTGAGAACTCCATGCACAACTTAATGGATACTGCATTTTTGCCTCAGCACCCAGTCCATCAACAAAACCAGAATCAAAAAGTCCACTACTCACTAAACTCATAATCATGGTCTTACCAGTATCATTCCAATTTTTAACTAACAGTCTAACTGAACTCGAATTACTATCCGTAAAAGCCAGAACTGTGTCAGAAATTGCTGAAATACCGGTAGGCTGGGCAAGACATGCAAATGCTGCAGGTCCATCTAATACATCTTCTTTCCCCGCACCGGCCAAATGAATTACAGCATCATCTTTG
This region of Spirobacillus cienkowskii genomic DNA includes:
- a CDS encoding GNAT family N-acetyltransferase — protein: MKEDSIIIKSKRLYLRHLVIEDAEHIFNYAKNINVSKFVTWDSHVTIKDSIKFVKSILKIYKIFPISNLGIVINENFNETVIGTIGLLQKQRMSLNTYELGFAINENYWGKGYAYEAAISLLKHCFDNYIIQRVEATCMIENKKSYKLMEKIGMKREGILRNYVFKNNYYYDSYMYSILKHEWDNFL
- a CDS encoding class I SAM-dependent methyltransferase, with translation MELLKIEKMRRFYEIFPYPNRPLIVLPKIEAQFTAHGGFGFGIALGKTNIAYTIWKLSNDFSVFGGYANKKEWLCIFVELKNLFSDEKRILLVGCGTDEPVLFRKLHPKNEIIAIDLSRKAIEKAKKKISFLKIANFITKRVKTSKIEFLQGNAEVILNEKALGKFDFIQCFGVLHHQPDPLPLFSAMAQKLNSGGVLRLMVYSFHGRKLERRIQTRYQNIWSGFFQKKHFRFKILSHYALLRFWQFFNFLGFFASSRKRFYYLGAGSVSVADAFMHPSDPGIPLNLINEMAKKLELEMIYCEGKLEDRGYVLGFDDPISTWNKIVEADEKQELLTNPIIIFRKV